DNA sequence from the Simiduia curdlanivorans genome:
CTAGGTCAAAAATTTTTGTAGTCTCGACATTAAACCAGCCATCAGCTGAACCGCAGACTGGGCATTTAAGTCGGTCAAAATTCCGCGCTTTCCGGGCGGAATATGTGCAGTGGCTTGTTCGCGATTCACCACAAAGTGTTGAAAAATATGGCCCCAGGCCTCGCGCTGAGCTTTCGGCAGCGACCCTATCGACAAGAGTGCAAGGCTGATCGCATCTTGCGGCAAACCAGACCAAGCTGGTGTCGCCCTCCACCAAAAATTGATCAACATATTCACCTTGTCTAGTCCCTCTACCTGATGCCACCACATGCTAGGCACAAACAACACGTCACCAGCTTCCATATTCGCCACCAACGCTGAATTGAGTGCTTGGTCATAATTTGGAAATTGCACTGGATCAGGATGATAAAAATCCACCAAGCTAATGGCTTGACCGGCCGGGGTGAAGTCTAATGGCCCCACGTAAAGATTGCTAACTTGCTCAGGCGGGAACAGGGTAAACCGACGCCTACCGGCGACCACGCAGGCTAAGTTATCAGGTAAATCAAAATGTGCAGCGATGCGCGTTTTGTTGCCAAACCAAAGCGATATAAGCGGTTCAATCGCCCCAACACCTAAGTCTAATTTTTCGGTGAGCCCGGGAAAATAATACGGAATCGATGATGAGCCAACATAGTAACCACTGCCATCTAACGGGTGCGACTCGAGCAACTTCAAAGCATCTACCAGCAATGCCTGATCACGTGCAAAATTAAAGCCGCTAAAATTTTCATTATAGAAAACCCTACCCTCGTGCTTTTTATCCATGCGGAAAACAACGCCAGGCTTGCCACTGTCAAACTGGCTTAAGTAATTCGATAATTGCCCTTGGCGACCAGCCTCAACGATAGCCCAATGCTCAACGGCCCCCTTTAAAAGTAACGGCTGAATCCGATTTTTTAGCAGCGGCAAAATATCCTCGACCTGAGCCACTGTCATCGTTTCCACGCTGGGAATAAATTCAGGGTAAGTCACGAGGCTGCCAACCACTGATTAATAAAATCGCGATTACTAGGCAGGCCACCTAAATACTTCTGGCTTTGCATTGTCACTTCCGACAAAAGCTGTTGCGCACGCTGGCGGTTAGCATCCGGCCGCGGGCTACGAGAATAATCACAGCCAAAGCCAGCGCCTTGCAAGACATAGCGATAACTGGCGGCGGGAAACAGTGGCTTAGCTAATGCAAAGTCGGCTTGATTAGGCGGCCGGTGCTGCCATCGCCTCAATAGATCAGCCAGTGATTCGGGTAAAGATGTAGCCTGTCGATGTGCCTGCCAATAAGGGCTGTCACGCCTAGATACAAGGTAATGTAATTTTAAGAACTCGATCACTTGCTGCCACTGCTGCAGTGTTCGAGCATTATATTGGCAGGCAGCACCGGTCATGTTGGCGCGCTGCACGGGTAGCAAATCTCTGATCAAGGCTGCAGACTGCTCGACCATAGCGAGCGCCGATGCCTCAAGTGGCTCAATAAAACCCGCGGCCATACCCACCGCCACACAATTATTAACCCAAAAAGTCTCTCGATAACCAGGGTCAAATTTGAGTGTGCGCACAGTTAGCGATTTTACATCGGCAACTTGAGTCGAGAGATAGCGTTCAAACTCGACCTGAGCCTCGTCTTCAGAGATAAAATTTCGTGCAAAAACAAAACCCAGACCTCGCCGTGTGGGTAAGCCTATATCCCACATCCAGCCGTTGTTATGTGCACTTGCGCGTGTTACCGACGCGATTGACTCATCGGCCTGCTGATAGGGAACCTGTGTAGCCAACGCGCAATCGTTAAATAATACATCTCGCTGGCAACGCCAAGGAATCTGATAGTGTTTTGCCAAGAGTAAAGACTGACTGCCTGAACAATCAATAAAGAAATCAGCGGCTAGCTCTTCGCCTTGCCGTGTTTGAAGACTAGCGAGATCACCCCTTGCGCTCGCCTTGGTTTCCGTCACGTGCAATTGTTTATACACAACACCCAAACCGCGAGTACAGTGATCGCGCAGCAGCGCGCCAAATTTTCCGGCATCAAAATGATAACCGTAATTAACGACCGCTGCATATTCAGGTGTAGCCAACTGTTTTGGCGCCCGCGCAGCATCGCATAAAATAGGTTGTGCACTTACGCCATAAGCAAAAGGTTGATCGGTGCAGTAGCGCGCTAAATCCTGCTCAAAATAGCCATGCGGTAGCGTGAAAGGATGATAGTAACGATCATCAACCGCCCCTGTAGCCCAGCCATTAAATAAAGAGCCTTGCTTAAAAGACGCATCACATTCGGCAAACAAACGCTTTTCCGACAGACCAACCCTACGCAAGGTATCACGCATTGAAGGCCAAGTGCCTTCGCCTACCCCTAATGTGGGAGCGTCGGGGGATTCCACTAGCGTAATAACGCAGCTACCACCAACTGCCTCGCCATGTTCTGCTGCCAATATTGCTGCCGTGAGCCAACCGGCGGCACCACCACCAACAATTAAAATCTGTTTCAACTTCTCGTTATTCATAACGTCTACCGGACAACTTAAGGTCGATATTATAGATTTTATAAAACAATGGGTGCCCAAGGGCACCCATTGCGACGACCTACACTACTTAAAAACAGCAGTGCTTACTAGTTCAAACTTAGAAAGTATAACGCGCACCAAGATTATAACGCGCTCCTGTTTGGATAGCGCCAACCATCATATTTTCATGACGACCGTATAAACGCTGGGTTTCATTAGTGACGTTGATACCTTCGGCAAACACAGTGAAGTTATCATTGATGTCATAACTTACGTTCATATCCCATTGGCCGTAGGCCTCGGTGTAAATTGGGTTGCGCTCACCATTGCCATCAAAGGTACTATTTAGGAAATTATCGCGCCAGTTATAGGCAATACGCGCCTGTATGCCATGGTTATCGTAAAAGCCCACTAGGTTGAATGAGTCACTCAAGCCCAACACGGCAAATTGGTTATCGACACCCTCACCTTTATTGGTGTTGAAATCATCGTAACCGATGTCACCATTAACCGTGGTGAAGTTCACGATAGATCCAAAACCAGACTCACCAAACATATGCTGCCAAGCAATTTCGAACCCATCGATATTTGCCGTTTCAGCATTTACTGGCGTAATAACCGTAAACATCGCAGCGCTATCGCCCTCAGCTGCCGATCCGGCAAAAGGCGCTCCGTACAGAGCATCCAGATAAGGTCGTACAACGCTGGCATCGTCTGTGCCTAAGTCAGCAACAGCTTGCTCATAGCGCGGCCCTTGAACAGGGTGTGCTAAATCAAACGTGGCCTCCTGGAAAGACGTTTGTCCGATAAAGTTTTTAACCGCCTTTTTATAGTACCCAATAGACACATAGCTCGCGTCTTCGTAATACCATTCACCCGACAAATCAAAATTGGTAGAAACAAAGGGGTCTAAATCCGGGTTACCGAGGTTAGAGGTACCACCATTAAAACGGATAAGTTCATTGATGGTTTGACCACCTTGAATATCACCGTAGTTGGGTCGCGAGAGCGTCTTGCTAACAGAGGCACGCGCCAAAATGGAATCCGTGATTGAGATATCGAAATCTACATTAGGTAGCCAGTTGCTATAGGCACCTTCACGCTCTTCATAGGTGGTACCGCTGCGCTGCGCATAGAACTCGTTGTCGCCGTTCCATGTGATGGAGTCATAGGTTGGTACAAGAGCTTTAGCATCGACGGCAGTATCTTCGTAACGCAAGCCAATCGATAGATTCATTGGCATAGCGAGGTCATCCCAAGCTAAATTCAATTGTGCGTATGCTGCAGTTTGTTTTTCTATTGTGGTACGGTCAGTGGAGAAATCATCGCTGGCACACAACACCGTGCCACAAGGGCTGATAGTTTCGCCATTAGCCGTTGCAATGGCAGAAATCGCATCAATCATGCCTTGAAAATTCGCAGCATAGTAATAAGGCGTCATATCTGGGCTAGACGCGCTGCTGAACTGATCCAGCGCACTTGCCATACTTTTTGCAACGAAAAGACTATCGTCATAATCAGCAGCTGTGCCGTAGCCACCCCAGGTTTCACGCTGCGCATTCGCAAAAGCTGAGCGGTTTTCCGACTCTAGATAGCCAAGACCAAAATCAATGCTTTTAACAACCTTGCTGTCAAATTCAAAGCTACCATCAAACTTTGCCTGCTCGATGTCGTGCTCCATAATACTGTTGCGGAAGCTGCTACCAGAGGTCACCATTTTTGCGGGATCAAATTCACCGTCAGCATTGTAGGTAAAATTAACCGTGGGCAAATCGTGAGTATAGTTAACGGTGGTCGCGGCCCGATTGAACTGAGCGCCAGCCACATTATTATTCGAACCTCGACCATCCTTAGCGCCGTTATCAGCACCCGAATTGTGGTAATCGAAAATCAAGGTTAAGGCATCGGTGGGGCGCCACGCCAAATTCAAACCGAGAGATTTATTCTCGTTCTTCGTACCCCAATCACCGGCATTAAAGGTCACATCGTTACCAGTACCATCAGTGTATTCCGTGAGCGCAACAACCGAGCCGTTGCCCGAGCCTTCTGTGAAAGCACCACTAACAGGCACGCCGTTAAACCAGGCGCCCATCGCATTGTATTGCTGCTCTACATCTTGTGCAGAATAGGTGTAGTCCAGCGTGGCCTCTAAGGCGTCGGTCGGCGCCCACTGCAAGGTCAACTGCGCGTTGGTACGCTCGCGCTGTACTTGACCAAAGGTAAAGCCAATGCCGCGCGGCATCGCATAAATATCACCCGCTTGAGGCGGGTTTTCGAAGCTGGTGGAATCCGGTGCAACCGACCCCCAATCACCTTGACCACCTTGAATGGTGTACCAACCAGGGCCTGTCTCTGACTTAGCGTAACCGCTGTCGCGCTTCGAGTAGCTACCAGTTAGAGCCACACCAATCGTATCTTCAGCGAACTTGGTGCTGAAAATGCCCGACATTTCTGGGGTCCAATCGGAGCCGTTTTCGTTTGATGTATCGTGCATGGCTTTAACACCGACATTCGCCACCAGGCTATCCATCTCGAGCGGGCGGGCCGTGCGGATATTAATCACAGAACCAAGACCACCGGTAGTTAAAGACGCCTTGCCGGTTTTATAAACTTCAACAGCACTCACACTTTCAGCAGCCAGATTGGCAAAATCGAAAGAGCGAGCCGTTGATGCGGAACTCGCCTCGATATTCGCCGCCGGCATTTGACGACCATTCAAGGTCACGGCGTTATAATCAGGACCAAAACCACGCACGGTAACCCGACTGCCTTCACCATTCTGGCGATCAATCGACACGCCCGTAATACGCTGCAGCGACTCAGCTAGGTTGGTGTCTGGCATCTTACCTATATCTTCGGCGGAAATCGCATCTACGACACCACGCGCATCGCGCTTCATGTCCATAGAGCGCTGCAAGCTGCCACGAATACCCGTAACCACTATCTCTTCTAATTGCTCGGCATCCGCCTGATCATTGGTCTGTGCGAAGGCGGGTGAAAATGCGGCTGCGCCCAAGACCATCGAAATGGTGGCTGCTAGCTGTGTTCGCTTAAACGTTCTGTATTCCATAGCTCTGACCCGATTTGTCTGATTATTGTTGGAATTAGGTTCCATTCGTGTGGCTGTCTCGCCACTGTAAGCGCTTACATAATACCGTAAAAAAAAACCTTAATGGATAGTAAAGCGTAACTAAGATCCATAAATTTATAAATGTAAGCGCTTACAAATTAAGCCAAAGCCAACCCGGTGTCAAGCCGTATTAGCAAATTCAACAGTGCTAGTTTTTGCGCCACAATTGACCGAAACATGAGGTTACAAAATTACCCAAATGCCGTAACACATCGATAAATTAAACCGTGATTCCGGTGCGCAGGGAAAGGATATAACTATTACCGAAAGTACCAAGTGAGCAACGACGAGCGCAACTCAACGGCCCGCAGGCAGTAGAAAAAACACAACAACATCACAGTGAATAAGCGCCAGAAAGCCAAACGCCGTCGTTAAACGCCATGACCGAAATACACCCAACTCGACATTTGGTAGCAATGTTGGGTATTGATGTCAGCGCTTAAATTTACTCACAGAATCGCGCGTCACAAGGGTCGGTTCGAAGATATTTTGAATATCAAAGGCGTTGTGCTTATAAACATATTTCAAAACCCAATGTGCGGCCATATTGGCCATTTCACGAATGGGGTAGTTTATGGTGCACAGCTTTGGGTAGACGTAACGGGAGTAAGCGACGTTATCAAAACCCACCACAGAGAGATCTTGCGGCATAGCCAAACCTAAATCCCGCGCGGCGGTCATAGCACCTGCAGCCATTTCATCATTGGCGCATAACAAGGCAGTGAAATTTGCGCGCTGGGCGAGTAGATGGGTCAAGCCCTCAACCCCGCCCTCCTCTTGATAGGAACCTTCAAATAGCAGCTTTTCGTTAAATTTAACATTGTATTCAGCCAGCGCCCGCTTGTGACCAGCCAAACGCTCTTGCGCGTCGTCTTTCCATAGCGGCCCGGAAATATAGGCAATCTTGCGATGGCCATTCTCCAGCACATGCTTGCTCGCCAAATAACCGCCCAACTCATTGTTTAAACTGATGCAGTTCTTCGCGAGTTTGGGAATATTGCGGCCAATAATCACAATGGGCGTACCCTTCTTGGCCAACTTAACTAGGTATTCATCGGTAACGGATTCCACATAGAGAATGAGTGCATCGCAACGGCGACTCAATAAAAACTCAATGGCATCTTCTTCCTTGGCTGCGTCGCTGTGGCCGGCTGCGATTATGGCGTG
Encoded proteins:
- a CDS encoding tryptophan halogenase family protein codes for the protein MNNEKLKQILIVGGGAAGWLTAAILAAEHGEAVGGSCVITLVESPDAPTLGVGEGTWPSMRDTLRRVGLSEKRLFAECDASFKQGSLFNGWATGAVDDRYYHPFTLPHGYFEQDLARYCTDQPFAYGVSAQPILCDAARAPKQLATPEYAAVVNYGYHFDAGKFGALLRDHCTRGLGVVYKQLHVTETKASARGDLASLQTRQGEELAADFFIDCSGSQSLLLAKHYQIPWRCQRDVLFNDCALATQVPYQQADESIASVTRASAHNNGWMWDIGLPTRRGLGFVFARNFISEDEAQVEFERYLSTQVADVKSLTVRTLKFDPGYRETFWVNNCVAVGMAAGFIEPLEASALAMVEQSAALIRDLLPVQRANMTGAACQYNARTLQQWQQVIEFLKLHYLVSRRDSPYWQAHRQATSLPESLADLLRRWQHRPPNQADFALAKPLFPAASYRYVLQGAGFGCDYSRSPRPDANRQRAQQLLSEVTMQSQKYLGGLPSNRDFINQWLAAS
- a CDS encoding TonB-dependent receptor, with product MEYRTFKRTQLAATISMVLGAAAFSPAFAQTNDQADAEQLEEIVVTGIRGSLQRSMDMKRDARGVVDAISAEDIGKMPDTNLAESLQRITGVSIDRQNGEGSRVTVRGFGPDYNAVTLNGRQMPAANIEASSASTARSFDFANLAAESVSAVEVYKTGKASLTTGGLGSVINIRTARPLEMDSLVANVGVKAMHDTSNENGSDWTPEMSGIFSTKFAEDTIGVALTGSYSKRDSGYAKSETGPGWYTIQGGQGDWGSVAPDSTSFENPPQAGDIYAMPRGIGFTFGQVQRERTNAQLTLQWAPTDALEATLDYTYSAQDVEQQYNAMGAWFNGVPVSGAFTEGSGNGSVVALTEYTDGTGNDVTFNAGDWGTKNENKSLGLNLAWRPTDALTLIFDYHNSGADNGAKDGRGSNNNVAGAQFNRAATTVNYTHDLPTVNFTYNADGEFDPAKMVTSGSSFRNSIMEHDIEQAKFDGSFEFDSKVVKSIDFGLGYLESENRSAFANAQRETWGGYGTAADYDDSLFVAKSMASALDQFSSASSPDMTPYYYAANFQGMIDAISAIATANGETISPCGTVLCASDDFSTDRTTIEKQTAAYAQLNLAWDDLAMPMNLSIGLRYEDTAVDAKALVPTYDSITWNGDNEFYAQRSGTTYEEREGAYSNWLPNVDFDISITDSILARASVSKTLSRPNYGDIQGGQTINELIRFNGGTSNLGNPDLDPFVSTNFDLSGEWYYEDASYVSIGYYKKAVKNFIGQTSFQEATFDLAHPVQGPRYEQAVADLGTDDASVVRPYLDALYGAPFAGSAAEGDSAAMFTVITPVNAETANIDGFEIAWQHMFGESGFGSIVNFTTVNGDIGYDDFNTNKGEGVDNQFAVLGLSDSFNLVGFYDNHGIQARIAYNWRDNFLNSTFDGNGERNPIYTEAYGQWDMNVSYDINDNFTVFAEGINVTNETQRLYGRHENMMVGAIQTGARYNLGARYTF
- a CDS encoding LacI family DNA-binding transcriptional regulator; protein product: MATIYDVSELAGVSLATVSRVMNKNAQVSEKTKQKVLAAMESLGYRPSAIAKGLASKHTSSVGVLISELHGPFYGMMMSEVETELRNHDVHAIIAAGHSDAAKEEDAIEFLLSRRCDALILYVESVTDEYLVKLAKKGTPIVIIGRNIPKLAKNCISLNNELGGYLASKHVLENGHRKIAYISGPLWKDDAQERLAGHKRALAEYNVKFNEKLLFEGSYQEEGGVEGLTHLLAQRANFTALLCANDEMAAGAMTAARDLGLAMPQDLSVVGFDNVAYSRYVYPKLCTINYPIREMANMAAHWVLKYVYKHNAFDIQNIFEPTLVTRDSVSKFKR
- a CDS encoding cupin-like domain-containing protein, which translates into the protein MTYPEFIPSVETMTVAQVEDILPLLKNRIQPLLLKGAVEHWAIVEAGRQGQLSNYLSQFDSGKPGVVFRMDKKHEGRVFYNENFSGFNFARDQALLVDALKLLESHPLDGSGYYVGSSSIPYYFPGLTEKLDLGVGAIEPLISLWFGNKTRIAAHFDLPDNLACVVAGRRRFTLFPPEQVSNLYVGPLDFTPAGQAISLVDFYHPDPVQFPNYDQALNSALVANMEAGDVLFVPSMWWHQVEGLDKVNMLINFWWRATPAWSGLPQDAISLALLSIGSLPKAQREAWGHIFQHFVVNREQATAHIPPGKRGILTDLNAQSAVQLMAGLMSRLQKFLT